CCGAGGCGGGCGTCGAGGTCGTCCTCCACTGTGGCGACTACGTCGCCCCGCTCGTGATCCCGTACTTCGAGGACTTCGAAGTCCACGGCGTGCTGGGGAACAACGACGGCGAACTCCGCGGGCTGTACGCGGCGTTCGACGCCCTCGGTCCGGGCAGCGAACTGCACGGCCGGTTCGCCGACCTCGAGTTCGACGGCCTCTCGGTCGCCGTCCTCCACGGCGAGTCGCTCGCGGAGGTCCGGGCGCTCGCGGCCGCCGAGACCTACGACTACGTCTGTTACGGCCACCACCACGAACGGGAGCTGACGGAGACGGGACGAACGACCGTGATCAACCCCGGTGCACAGTTCCCGACCGTTCCCGACGACCACCGAACCGTCGCGATCCTCGACACCGAGACCGAAGCCGTCCGGTTCCGAACGCTCGAGTGACCGATCGACGCTCGTGAACCGGTCGCCGTTGAACTGTTCGCCGGCTCGAGCGACGTGCGTGCCCTTCACACCCTCGCCCAAGGGCTTAAACTGGCCGAGCAAGTAGACGGGGTATATGCAGCACGTGAAGATTCCGCAGGAACGCATCGGTGTGCTCATCGGCGAAGGCGGTGAGACGATGCGCGAGATCGAGGCCGAGGCCGAGGTGCGACTCGACATCGACTCGGAGAACGGCTCGGTCGCCATCGAGAGCGTCGGCGACCCCGTTCGCGGCCTGAAAGGTCCCGACATCGTTCGCGCGATCGGCCGCGGGTTCGCCCCCGATGACGCGATGGCCCTGCTCGCCGACGACCTGATGATGTTCGAGCTCGTCGACATCGCCGCCGCCTCGCGAAACAAGAACGACTTAAAACGCAAGAAAGGCCGGCTCATCGGCGAGGGCGGCCGGACCCGTGAACTGATGGAGGAGCTGTCGGGCGCCTCGGTCGTCATCTACGGCTCCACCCTCGGTGCGATCGGGACGCCCCAGCAGGTCGACGTCGTCCGCACCGCC
This portion of the Natronobeatus ordinarius genome encodes:
- a CDS encoding KH domain-containing protein, producing the protein MQHVKIPQERIGVLIGEGGETMREIEAEAEVRLDIDSENGSVAIESVGDPVRGLKGPDIVRAIGRGFAPDDAMALLADDLMMFELVDIAAASRNKNDLKRKKGRLIGEGGRTRELMEELSGASVVIYGSTLGAIGTPQQVDVVRTAAEMLLDGAPHGAVYSFLEEKHTEMKRAGLEYHRFPGGQP
- a CDS encoding metallophosphoesterase gives rise to the protein MNIGILADTHDNVAAVESATERFAEAGVEVVLHCGDYVAPLVIPYFEDFEVHGVLGNNDGELRGLYAAFDALGPGSELHGRFADLEFDGLSVAVLHGESLAEVRALAAAETYDYVCYGHHHERELTETGRTTVINPGAQFPTVPDDHRTVAILDTETEAVRFRTLE